AGTGTGTTACTCTTATTACATAAGCTTCCCTCTGGGGGATTTTTTATTGAAATTTTTATGGAAATTAGAAACATAGCCATCATAGCCCACGTCGACCACGGGAAAACCACTTTGACCGATGCCATTCTTCAGCAATTCGGCGCAGCTGATACAGCGGTCAGTATGGACAGCAACGCTTTAGAAAAAGAGCGCGGCATTACTATTTACTCCAAAAATGCCTCGGTCATGTATAAAGGAACGAAAATAAATATCGTCGACACCCCGGGCCACGCCGACTTCGGCTCTGAGGTAGAACGAGTATTGCGTTCCATTGATTCCGTGCTTCTTGTTGTCGATGCTCAAGAAGGCCCGATGCCACAAACTCGTTTTGTACTGAAAAAATCTTTGGAATTGGGAATCCGACCAATAGTGGTTATAAACAAAATCGACAAGCCAGCGGCCAACCCTAGTCGCACTCATGATGAAGTGTTTGACCTTTTCGCTGAACTCGGAGCAAACGATCTACAGCTCGACTTCCCTGTCATATACGCTATCGGGCGCGAAGGAATAACGATGAAAAATTTAGAGGACCAAAAAAGTCCATCAGCTAACGGAACCGCTCCCCTCCTTGATTTGATCCTCGAGCATGTGCCAAATGCTGCTTCCAATACCGAACCCAAATTCAAAGCTCAACCCTTCAACCTGGCATACGACAACTTCCTTGGAAGACTGGCTATCGTCCGAGTCTATAGTGGTTCTATAAAATCAGGCGACAGTGTTTTTGTAAAAAAACAAGGCAGCTCAGTCGAACCTAAAAAATATAGAGTAACCAAACTTTTTACATTTGATGGCACACGTAGAGTAGACACGGAAAGCGTAAGTGTGGGCGACATCGCCATTATGGCTGGCATTCCTGATATTTATATAGGCGACACTATAATCGACGACACTACAACACCAGCACTACCAGCGATACAGATAGATGAACCGACGATCAAACTTACTTTCCTGGTAAATAATTCCCCTTTTGCTGGTCGCGAAGGCAAATTTGTTACCAGTAGGCAAATCCGCGAGCGGCTAGAAAAAGAACTCGAAGTGAATGTTGGCTTGAAAGTCGATTTTGATATCGGTAGTGGTGAACAATTTACCGTTTACGGAAGAGGTGAATTGCACATCG
This region of Candidatus Paceibacterota bacterium genomic DNA includes:
- the typA gene encoding translational GTPase TypA, with protein sequence MEIRNIAIIAHVDHGKTTLTDAILQQFGAADTAVSMDSNALEKERGITIYSKNASVMYKGTKINIVDTPGHADFGSEVERVLRSIDSVLLVVDAQEGPMPQTRFVLKKSLELGIRPIVVINKIDKPAANPSRTHDEVFDLFAELGANDLQLDFPVIYAIGREGITMKNLEDQKSPSANGTAPLLDLILEHVPNAASNTEPKFKAQPFNLAYDNFLGRLAIVRVYSGSIKSGDSVFVKKQGSSVEPKKYRVTKLFTFDGTRRVDTESVSVGDIAIMAGIPDIYIGDTIIDDTTTPALPAIQIDEPTIKLTFLVNNSPFAGREGKFVTSRQIRERLEKELEVNVGLKVDFDIGSGEQFTVYGRGELHIAILLENMRREGYEMQVSQPEVIVKEIDGKKHEPFEELVVDIPNEYQGVVIEKLGKRGALMTKMQNNTQGQEKNITMTFEGPSRGLFGYRSKFIIDTKGEGILAHRVLGYRPYAGEIERHEAGSMISQVMGKTLGYSLDNLQTRGTLYIKEATEVYEGQVIGNTSKGEQMTVNPTKGKQLTNMRASGSDEAIRLVPPQLLSIESGLEIMAKDEYLEITPISVRLRKQQLTELDRTKSKRK